The following proteins are co-located in the bacterium genome:
- a CDS encoding DUF362 domain-containing protein, whose protein sequence is MTKSDPYSLDGLVLRFQETMGGHVGIDEPEPLAGSARGQRENTPLRFDVEIRVEDLGRFLRVPDHSAQLSGTLTFEPLGGRIPIRDGVFNLFSVDPRTGIRRMTYAFRFTAADGQVYFLHGHKEIHDDPGALDVVPDMTTLFTTLYRGMDGQAPIYAAGVLTFDLKKAPALAASMTVEGTNSLLQKMAAYSAFASFAYGALRDEYLQGVRLFYDTRYENLALSGRMRRADGGEVPFFLGSGSHERGFPWGDGELFSDVLLVVGDVKGGFQRFCISDRTLEGLSLDISGGVYRYHGTLFAITDGYSASFSGMRSGSPQFVPFHASLDITFEARSYDPVAVSFPHVPKLIRKLSSAMAKELQEHLPGTNPLGIFLTPHTVTVRTGSLILGDAGTAESGPERNFTILEQCTFGEAERGTFRNVKWPTLLYGYLCAIRPEEQAVRVQIHSRTLRDEREHWVRDQLEAFLGTVISRACSCEMRMEKDELRVIPLATTGKKAERIPLLLKLGEPVLEVNNDHFPTAIFQRRIVEVLDPSGQRCLALEDDMSLLRIEAIGTVRKATVASIRDEDKFAALNRVLEETGFDAILETRRKDSGKARQDFSIVIKPNFMFAYDKRDRSTYTDPELVHHLVKRLRDLGFRNLNVVEAQSTYGEYFDKRSVREMAEYLGYDRKAGYEVVDMTLDADETRDLGPHLGNHPVSRSWREADFRISFAKNKTHAYAFYTLTLKNIYGALPLANKFKEYHCDRGIYETTIEYLAAFPVEYGLVDAWLSADGPFGIFADPAPNETRTVIGGTDLVAVDWIAASKMGIDPMISPYMKLAVEAFGKPEIRLIGDPNPYRPWLNVPVALTLFTNKGVDANHYFGNLMYSAAAQMDETHFRHKNRALYMRLLRKMTVPLRRSFFLRTGENPSRANRLFSSLFYKLGL, encoded by the coding sequence ATGACAAAATCGGATCCGTACAGCCTTGACGGACTTGTCCTCCGGTTCCAGGAGACGATGGGAGGCCATGTCGGGATCGATGAACCCGAGCCCTTGGCAGGCTCCGCGCGAGGGCAGCGGGAGAACACTCCCCTCCGGTTCGATGTCGAGATCCGGGTCGAGGACCTGGGACGCTTTCTTCGCGTCCCCGACCATTCCGCGCAGCTATCGGGCACGTTGACGTTCGAACCGCTGGGGGGCCGCATTCCCATCCGGGACGGGGTATTCAACCTCTTCTCCGTGGACCCCCGGACCGGAATTCGCCGGATGACGTACGCATTCCGATTCACGGCTGCCGACGGCCAGGTGTATTTCCTTCACGGACACAAGGAGATCCACGACGATCCGGGTGCGCTCGATGTGGTGCCGGACATGACCACGCTCTTCACCACCCTCTACCGCGGCATGGACGGGCAAGCCCCCATATATGCGGCGGGAGTGCTCACGTTCGACCTGAAGAAAGCACCCGCCCTGGCGGCTTCCATGACAGTGGAAGGAACGAACTCCCTGCTGCAGAAGATGGCGGCGTACTCCGCCTTCGCCTCGTTCGCATACGGCGCCCTCAGGGACGAGTACCTGCAGGGTGTCCGCCTTTTCTACGACACACGGTACGAGAACCTTGCCCTGTCCGGTCGGATGCGGCGCGCCGACGGCGGCGAGGTGCCGTTTTTCCTCGGTTCCGGCAGTCACGAACGCGGTTTTCCCTGGGGGGATGGCGAACTGTTTTCCGACGTCCTGCTTGTCGTCGGCGACGTCAAGGGTGGCTTCCAGCGGTTCTGCATCAGCGATCGCACGCTGGAAGGCCTCTCTCTCGACATCTCCGGCGGCGTCTACCGCTACCACGGGACGCTTTTCGCCATTACCGATGGATATTCCGCCTCTTTCTCCGGGATGCGGTCGGGCTCACCGCAGTTCGTCCCGTTCCATGCGAGCCTGGATATCACCTTCGAGGCCCGGTCCTACGACCCCGTGGCGGTATCCTTCCCCCACGTTCCAAAGCTCATCCGAAAGCTTTCTTCCGCCATGGCCAAGGAGCTTCAGGAACACCTGCCGGGAACGAATCCCCTGGGGATCTTCCTCACGCCCCACACTGTCACGGTTCGCACAGGGAGCCTGATCCTGGGTGATGCCGGTACCGCAGAGTCCGGTCCGGAAAGGAACTTCACGATCCTCGAACAATGCACCTTCGGAGAGGCCGAGCGCGGTACGTTCCGGAACGTGAAGTGGCCGACCTTGCTCTACGGGTACCTGTGCGCCATCCGCCCGGAGGAGCAGGCCGTCCGGGTGCAGATCCACTCACGGACACTCCGGGATGAACGCGAGCACTGGGTCCGTGACCAACTGGAAGCCTTCCTGGGAACCGTCATCTCCCGGGCATGTTCCTGCGAGATGCGGATGGAAAAGGATGAACTGCGAGTCATCCCTCTCGCCACGACCGGAAAAAAGGCGGAACGGATACCGCTCCTCCTGAAACTCGGCGAACCGGTGCTCGAGGTGAACAACGATCACTTTCCCACTGCGATCTTCCAGCGCCGGATCGTGGAGGTCCTCGACCCCTCGGGGCAACGCTGCCTCGCGCTCGAAGACGACATGTCGCTGCTGCGTATCGAGGCGATAGGCACCGTGCGGAAGGCAACGGTAGCCAGCATACGGGATGAGGACAAATTCGCCGCGTTGAACCGGGTCCTGGAGGAAACGGGCTTCGACGCGATTCTGGAAACCAGGCGGAAGGACTCCGGGAAGGCCCGGCAGGACTTCTCCATCGTCATCAAGCCGAACTTCATGTTCGCCTATGACAAACGGGATCGCTCGACCTACACCGACCCCGAGTTGGTCCATCACCTCGTGAAAAGGCTGCGGGATCTTGGCTTCAGGAACCTGAATGTCGTCGAGGCACAATCGACGTACGGCGAATACTTCGACAAGCGGAGCGTCCGAGAGATGGCCGAGTACCTGGGCTACGACAGGAAAGCCGGGTACGAGGTAGTGGACATGACGCTGGACGCCGACGAGACGCGGGATCTCGGGCCGCACCTCGGCAACCATCCCGTGTCGCGCAGTTGGCGCGAGGCCGACTTCCGGATCTCGTTCGCCAAGAACAAGACCCACGCCTACGCGTTCTACACGCTAACACTGAAGAACATTTACGGCGCGCTGCCGCTCGCGAACAAGTTCAAGGAATACCACTGCGACAGGGGAATATACGAAACCACGATCGAGTACCTCGCGGCGTTCCCCGTGGAGTACGGACTGGTGGACGCCTGGCTGAGCGCCGACGGGCCGTTCGGGATATTCGCCGATCCCGCACCGAACGAAACAAGGACCGTCATCGGCGGTACCGATTTAGTGGCCGTGGACTGGATCGCGGCGAGCAAGATGGGCATCGACCCGATGATCAGTCCGTACATGAAGCTCGCGGTCGAGGCATTCGGCAAGCCGGAGATCCGCCTTATCGGAGATCCGAACCCCTATCGCCCCTGGCTGAACGTGCCGGTCGCCCTGACCCTGTTCACGAACAAAGGGGTCGACGCGAACCACTACTTCGGGAACCTCATGTACTCGGCCGCCGCACAGATGGACGAGACGCACTTCCGGCACAAGAACCGGGCCTTGTACATGCGTCTGCTTCGGAAGATGACCGTTCCGCTGCGCCGCTCTTTCTTCCTGCGTACAGGGGAGAACCCGTCCCGGGCAAACCGCCTGTTCAGTTCGTTGTTCTACAAGTTGGGTTTATGA
- a CDS encoding tyrosine-protein phosphatase, which produces MRGTDRRWLASLVAAFLCLCGPLADAGGVGMERVSERLFGLPGLTNVGRVAPGIFRGAQPKPEGYATLKAMGVRTVVNLRTRHGEREAVEAAGMRYVEIPMSFLKKVDPAAVRKALSVMTDPANQPVFLHCSRGVDRTGVVTAIYRIKVDGWSEADAEAEMEAFGFHEIWFQLKEFVRQYPEVQKGIPAGNGP; this is translated from the coding sequence ATGCGGGGTACGGACCGGAGATGGCTTGCTTCCCTCGTAGCGGCATTCCTGTGCCTGTGCGGACCTCTTGCCGACGCGGGTGGGGTGGGGATGGAGCGCGTCTCCGAGCGTCTCTTCGGTCTCCCGGGGCTCACCAACGTCGGTCGCGTGGCACCCGGAATCTTTCGGGGCGCCCAGCCGAAGCCCGAGGGGTACGCCACCCTGAAGGCGATGGGTGTCAGAACGGTGGTCAACCTTCGCACGCGTCACGGGGAGAGGGAAGCGGTCGAGGCGGCAGGGATGCGATATGTCGAGATCCCCATGAGTTTTCTGAAGAAGGTCGACCCGGCGGCAGTGCGGAAGGCGCTGTCGGTGATGACCGACCCGGCGAACCAGCCCGTATTCCTCCACTGCTCCCGCGGGGTGGACCGCACGGGAGTGGTGACGGCGATCTACCGGATCAAGGTCGACGGGTGGAGCGAAGCGGATGCAGAGGCGGAGATGGAGGCATTCGGCTTCCACGAGATCTGGTTCCAGCTCAAGGAGTTCGTTCGCCAATACCCGGAAGTGCAGAAGGGTATCCCGGCCGGGAACGGCCCGTAA
- a CDS encoding AI-2E family transporter: protein MALVLVVASLWLLVRLWPVLLVVVVALLVAGTLSPAVRWLEGKRVRRGFGIAIVFTAFFVLLVLAVVLTIPTLVSQAVALLENEPALRARLGDYLASFPLSAPLATWLRGLRPDALTGALGSMAFGFSLQLFGAIAYGLSSLFLGLYIIIDRDRLRGWLFALVPRSHHIRLSRIMMNLETIVVAYIRGQMITCLLMALFVYGLLRACGVENALALAAFAGLADVLPYIGPLLSMGPAVLAALSRGPVVAIVVFLLMLAYEEFESRVLVPRIYGRTLRLPSSVVLFALLAGGTLMGVLGAFLALPVAATVMMLIEELRVDLPGEQELPANTLLRETDDRGEEEYERRTAGVGAERAAAIADEISRYRREEERHPPEAIGTTIATDGSPAA from the coding sequence TTGGCGCTCGTTCTTGTCGTCGCTTCCCTCTGGCTGCTGGTCCGGCTCTGGCCGGTCCTCCTCGTGGTCGTCGTCGCCCTCCTCGTCGCCGGCACGTTGAGCCCTGCCGTCCGGTGGCTCGAAGGGAAGCGCGTGAGGCGCGGATTCGGAATCGCGATCGTCTTCACGGCCTTCTTCGTCCTGTTGGTTCTCGCCGTCGTCCTTACGATCCCGACGCTGGTGTCGCAGGCGGTGGCGCTTCTCGAAAACGAGCCCGCGCTCCGCGCGCGGCTCGGGGACTATCTCGCAAGCTTCCCCCTGAGCGCTCCGCTCGCAACCTGGCTTCGCGGCCTCAGGCCCGACGCGCTGACGGGCGCCCTCGGCTCGATGGCGTTCGGCTTCTCCCTGCAACTCTTCGGCGCGATCGCGTACGGGCTGAGCTCCCTCTTCCTCGGACTCTACATCATCATCGACCGCGATCGGCTCCGGGGGTGGCTCTTCGCCCTCGTCCCCCGCTCGCACCACATCCGGCTCTCCCGCATCATGATGAATCTCGAAACGATCGTCGTCGCTTATATCCGCGGACAGATGATCACGTGCCTGTTGATGGCGCTATTCGTGTACGGGCTTCTGAGAGCGTGCGGCGTGGAGAACGCCTTGGCGCTCGCGGCATTCGCCGGCCTCGCGGACGTGCTGCCCTACATCGGGCCCCTCCTCTCGATGGGGCCGGCGGTCCTCGCGGCACTATCGCGCGGGCCCGTCGTCGCCATCGTCGTTTTCCTCCTCATGCTCGCGTACGAGGAGTTCGAAAGCCGTGTGCTCGTTCCTCGAATCTATGGCCGAACGCTTCGCCTTCCCTCGTCCGTCGTCCTGTTCGCGCTCCTGGCGGGCGGAACGCTGATGGGGGTCCTCGGCGCGTTCCTCGCCCTGCCGGTCGCGGCCACGGTGATGATGCTGATCGAGGAGCTGCGAGTCGACCTGCCCGGCGAGCAGGAGCTGCCCGCAAACACGCTCCTGCGCGAAACCGACGACCGCGGCGAGGAAGAATACGAACGCAGGACCGCAGGCGTGGGCGCGGAGCGAGCCGCCGCCATCGCCGACGAGATCTCGCGATACCGGCGGGAGGAAGAGAGGCATCCGCCGGAGGCGATCGGGACGACCATCGCCACCGATGGATCGCCGGCCGCTTGA
- a CDS encoding glycosyltransferase, whose translation MTGEGTKAGGVLVLSAAAGAGHVRSAEALEAAFTAKGIAARHVEVLKYASYFFRKVYSDLYIELVNRQPAILGLVYDVMDHPWKYRKRRLALDWLNTRPLVRLLLAERPRVAVCTHFLPAEILLHLRRKKILDIPVGVVITDFDLHAMWLYRGVDWYFVACEETKVHMVALGIPPETIHVTGIPIDPSFSTAREKAETRLALGLRPDLTTVLVSAGGFGMGPVESLVNGLQEVRHPIQVAVVCGKNPELKLRLEELPAPNHPVKIVGFTPEMERWMAASDLLLGKAGGLTSSEALASGLVMVIVNPIPGQEERNSDHLLEEGVAVRCNNLPALAYKIDTLLSDKARFDRMRQAVRRLARPNAAADVVSQVSGAISWPKDPSPPTVANRAG comes from the coding sequence ATGACGGGAGAAGGGACGAAGGCGGGAGGGGTGCTCGTCCTCTCGGCGGCGGCCGGCGCGGGGCATGTCCGGTCGGCGGAGGCCCTGGAAGCCGCATTCACGGCAAAAGGGATCGCCGCGAGGCATGTGGAGGTCCTGAAGTACGCCTCCTACTTCTTCCGGAAGGTCTATTCGGACCTGTACATCGAGCTGGTCAACCGGCAGCCGGCGATCCTTGGACTGGTCTACGACGTCATGGACCACCCGTGGAAGTACCGGAAACGCCGCCTCGCCCTCGACTGGCTGAATACCCGGCCCCTCGTCCGGCTCCTCCTTGCGGAGCGGCCACGGGTGGCCGTCTGCACCCACTTCCTCCCCGCGGAGATCCTTCTCCACCTGCGCAGGAAGAAGATCCTGGACATCCCGGTCGGAGTCGTGATCACGGACTTCGACCTCCACGCCATGTGGTTGTACAGGGGAGTGGACTGGTACTTCGTCGCGTGCGAGGAAACGAAGGTGCACATGGTCGCGCTCGGGATCCCGCCGGAGACGATCCACGTGACGGGAATACCCATCGACCCGTCCTTCTCCACGGCGAGGGAGAAAGCGGAAACCCGCCTGGCGCTGGGCCTCCGGCCGGACCTCACCACGGTCCTTGTCTCCGCGGGAGGGTTCGGGATGGGGCCCGTGGAGTCCCTTGTGAACGGCTTGCAGGAGGTCCGGCACCCCATCCAGGTGGCGGTGGTATGCGGAAAGAACCCGGAGCTGAAGCTCCGGCTGGAGGAACTTCCGGCTCCCAACCATCCCGTGAAGATCGTGGGGTTCACGCCCGAGATGGAGCGGTGGATGGCGGCCTCGGATCTCCTCCTGGGGAAGGCGGGGGGGCTCACGAGTTCGGAAGCATTGGCCTCCGGCCTGGTGATGGTGATCGTCAATCCGATCCCGGGACAGGAGGAGCGCAACAGCGACCATCTCCTGGAGGAGGGGGTCGCCGTGCGGTGCAACAACTTGCCCGCTCTGGCCTATAAGATCGACACCCTCCTGTCGGATAAGGCGCGGTTCGACCGGATGCGGCAGGCGGTCCGCCGGCTGGCCCGGCCGAACGCGGCGGCCGATGTCGTGTCCCAGGTCTCCGGCGCGATTTCCTGGCCAAAGGACCCCTCTCCGCCTACGGTAGCGAACCGGGCAGGATAG